The genomic interval TGAACTTAGGTATTGGTATTCCAACCTTGGTTGCAAATTACGTCCGTGAAGGTATTGAGGTTGAGTTTCAAAGTGAAAATGGTGTTCTAGGAATGGGACCTTTTCCTTTTGATGGTGAAGAGGATGCAGATATTATAAATGCAGGGAAACAAACGATTACAACGATGCCTGGAGCAAGTTTTTTCGATTCTTCTATGAGTTTTGCTATGATTCGTGGGAAACATGTAGATTTAACAATATTAGGAGCAATGGAAGTTGCAGAAAATGGTGATATTGCCAACTGGAAAATTCCGGGTAAAATGGTAAAAGGAATGGGAGGCGCAATGGATTTAGTTGCATCTGCAGAAAATATTATTGTTGCCATGATGCACACCAATAAACGTGGTGAGTCTAAAATTTTAAAGAAATGTTCTTTGCCTTTAACGGGAGTTGGTTGTGTAACAAAAATAGTAACAAACTTAGCATTTTTAGAAGTAAGAGATAATGTGTTTCACTTGTTAGAAAGAGCTCCTGGTGTTTCTGTAGAAGATATTAAGAATGCAACAGAAGGAACATTGGTAGTTAATGGAGAAATACCAGAAATGAAGTTTTAAAATGAATTTATTTAAGAAAACATATTGGTTAATTTATCCAATTCTTATTGTAGTATTTATGTTCATTTTTGATCAATTATATACAATGGATAACTTCCTTTTAAAAGGAGGTATTTGTGCCGTTTTAGCATTTATAATATCGCCAAGAAAAAAAATAATTCTAACTCAAACAGGAAAAAAAAAGCAGATTACTTGGATATTTTTAAAGGATCCAATAGTGCTAGAACAATAAATTAAAAATAAGAGTGTTTTCCTTTATCAGGAAATTAAAAAGCATACATGAAGATAATATCATACAACGTAAACGGAATTAGAGCCGCATTAAAAAAAGGATTTTTAGATTGGTTAGAAGCCGCAAATCCAGATGTAATTTGCATACAAGAAACCAAAGCACATAAAGAACAATTAGATCTTACCGATTTTGAAAATGCAGGTTACCCATATCATTATTGGTTTTCTGCACAGAAAAAAGGATACTCTTCTGTAGCTATTTTTTGTAAAGAAAAACCAAATCATATTGAGTATGGAACTGGAATTGAATCTATGGATTTTGAAGGTAGAAATTTACGTGTAGACTTCGATGGTGTTTCTGTAATGAGCTTGTATTTACCTTCTGGTACTAATTCTGAAAGATTAGACTTTAAGTTTAAATACATGGATGAATTTCAAGAATACATCAATAATTTAAAACTCGAAATTCCGAATTTAGTAATCTGTGGAGATTATAATATTTGTCATGAAGAAATTGATATTCACAATCCAAAAATGAAAAATGTTTCTGGCTTTTTACCAGTAGAAAGAACATGGATTGGTGAATTTATTAAGAACGGATTTATAGATAGTTTTCGTTTTTTAAATCAAGAAAAACAAGAATATTCTTGGTGGAGTTACAGGGCAAATTCTAGAGCAAATAATAAAGGTTGGCGTTTAGATTATGCGATGGTTTCAGAACCTTTAAAAGAAAAAATTTCTAGAGCCTATATTTTACCAGAAGCAAAACATTCTGACCATTGCCCAATTGCAGTAGAACTCGACATTTAAAACAAAACATGAATAAATTAATTATATTCCTCCTTTTTACTAGTACTATTTTTTCTCAAATAAAAAAAGACACCTTAAAAGAGCCTGTTAGAAAAAGTTTTTTTTCTGATGCTGATTTAGATGCAATTGATAGCTTATTAGTTGATGAAAAATTTAATTCGGCTTTAGTAGATTCGTTAAGTTATGTAATAAATGATATAGATATTATAGGAAACACAAGCACTGTTTTAACAACAGATTTATTAAAATTACGTCTTACTGCTTTAAATAATAAAACGCCTTTTAATTTAGCGTTTAATCCTTCTTTAGAACAAGTAATTAATAGTTATTTATTGCATCGTAAAAGATACTATCCAGCTTTAATGGCAAAAGCAAAATACTATTTTCCAATGTTCGAGCAATATCTAGATCAATATGATATTCCTTTAGAAATGAAGTATTTGGCTATTGTAGAGTCTGCTTTAAGACCAAAAATTAAGTCTGGAGCTGGTGCAACAGGTTTGTGGCAATTTATGTATGGCACAGGAGTAGAGTTCGATTTAAAAGTGAGTTCTTATGTAGATGAGCGCCAAGACCCGGTAAAAGCAACCATTGCTGCTTGTAAATATTTAAGTCAGTTATTTACTGTTTTTGGAGATTGGGATTTAGCTTTAGCAGCTTACAATTCTGGACCTGGAAATGTAAGAAAAGCAATAAAGCGTTCTGGAGGATATACAAATTATTGGAATATAAGGCCTTATTTGCCGAGAGAAACTGCAAGTTATGTGCCTGCTTTTTATGCAACGATGTATATTTTTGAATATGCAAATGAACATAATATTTATTCTGAACTTCCACAGTTTTTTAATTTTCAGACAGATACAATTCATGTTAAAAGAACCATTAGTTTCGATCAAATTTCAGAGAAGATCGCTATTGATGAAGAGGTGTTGTCTGAGTTAAATCCGTCTTATAAATTGGATATTATTCCTTTTGTAGAAGATAAAAAATATGCTTTAATATTACCAAGTAACAAGATTATTGAGTTTTTAGATAAGGAAAAAGAAATTTATGCTTTGGCAGATACAGATGATGCGCAAAGAGAAAAACCTTTACCTAAGTATTTCGAAATGGATCAACGTATCCGTTACAGAGTAGTTAATGGAGATTTTTTAGGTAAAATAGCAAATAAATTTGGCGTTCGAGTAAGTGATCTAAAACGTTGGAATAGTTTAAAAACAAGCCGATTAAAAATAGGGCAAAGATTGTCTGTTTATCCTAAAAAGTTAGGGAAATAGTCTCTGTATAAAGAGACAGTAAAGTATTAAAACAGAACAGAAAAAATACATTGTAAACCTGCTGTAAAGTATTTCTGATAAACATTTTTGTTTTTCTTAGAAATACTTTAAAAGTGGAACAGTATTTGGAGTGTTAAACTTTTAGAAGTTAGAACCAACTTTATAACATAAAAATAACTAAACTCATGAAAAAAATATTTACGCTACTTGCATTTACAGTTTTATTTACCTCATGTGGTGGAGGTAATGATAAAATTACTTTACGATCATCTGTTGGTAAAGTAAACAAAGTAATGGTAGTTACTAAAGCTAGTGATTGGGCTGGTGATATTGGTAAAGAAATAAGAAATTCTTTTGGAGAATTGATGGTCGGTTTGCCACAACCAGAGCCTCTTTTATCTGTTTCTCAAGTGGCTCCTAATGGTTTTGGAAAGATGATGCAAGCTGGTAGAAATATTATGGTTATTGGTGTTGCCGATGAAGAGAAATATTTTGTTAGAAACAATGTTTATGCACAACCACAGACTATTGTTTATGTGTATGCTAAAGACAAAGAAGGCGTTGTAAACTTGTTTAAAAAACATCATGAAGAAATTATTAAAACCTTTATCGAGTCGGATGTTAAAATGCTTCAAAATTTGTTTCGCAAAAATAAATTAGATGATTCTCAATTTAAAACACTTCAAAATTTAGGAATTTCATTAACCATCAATAATAAATTTAACATCGTAGATGATACGGGAGATTTTTTATGGTTACGTCAGCATTTATCAAGCGGAATTGCAAAAACAGGAAGTAATAATATTTTAGTGTATTCTGTTCCTTTAGATGATGAAACACAAGTTTCTGATAGTATTGTAGCTGTTAGAAATAGAATTGGAAAGAAATACATACCAGGTTCAGATCCAGAAACCATGCACATGATTACAGAAAAAGCATATACTCCTTTTACCTTTGATGCAACTATAGATGGTAAAAAAGCGTATGAAACTAGAGGGAAGTGGGAAGTTAAAAACGATTTTATGGCAGGACCATTTTTAAACTATACAGTGGTGGATAAAAAGAACAACCGATTAATTATTTTTGAAGGGTTCACTTACGCTCCTTCTGTTAATAAAAGAGCATTTTTGTTTGAGTTG from Polaribacter sejongensis carries:
- a CDS encoding 3-oxoacid CoA-transferase subunit B → MLDKIGIAKRIAQEVQNGFYVNLGIGIPTLVANYVREGIEVEFQSENGVLGMGPFPFDGEEDADIINAGKQTITTMPGASFFDSSMSFAMIRGKHVDLTILGAMEVAENGDIANWKIPGKMVKGMGGAMDLVASAENIIVAMMHTNKRGESKILKKCSLPLTGVGCVTKIVTNLAFLEVRDNVFHLLERAPGVSVEDIKNATEGTLVVNGEIPEMKF
- a CDS encoding exodeoxyribonuclease III; translated protein: MKIISYNVNGIRAALKKGFLDWLEAANPDVICIQETKAHKEQLDLTDFENAGYPYHYWFSAQKKGYSSVAIFCKEKPNHIEYGTGIESMDFEGRNLRVDFDGVSVMSLYLPSGTNSERLDFKFKYMDEFQEYINNLKLEIPNLVICGDYNICHEEIDIHNPKMKNVSGFLPVERTWIGEFIKNGFIDSFRFLNQEKQEYSWWSYRANSRANNKGWRLDYAMVSEPLKEKISRAYILPEAKHSDHCPIAVELDI
- a CDS encoding lytic transglycosylase domain-containing protein, which translates into the protein MNKLIIFLLFTSTIFSQIKKDTLKEPVRKSFFSDADLDAIDSLLVDEKFNSALVDSLSYVINDIDIIGNTSTVLTTDLLKLRLTALNNKTPFNLAFNPSLEQVINSYLLHRKRYYPALMAKAKYYFPMFEQYLDQYDIPLEMKYLAIVESALRPKIKSGAGATGLWQFMYGTGVEFDLKVSSYVDERQDPVKATIAACKYLSQLFTVFGDWDLALAAYNSGPGNVRKAIKRSGGYTNYWNIRPYLPRETASYVPAFYATMYIFEYANEHNIYSELPQFFNFQTDTIHVKRTISFDQISEKIAIDEEVLSELNPSYKLDIIPFVEDKKYALILPSNKIIEFLDKEKEIYALADTDDAQREKPLPKYFEMDQRIRYRVVNGDFLGKIANKFGVRVSDLKRWNSLKTSRLKIGQRLSVYPKKLGK
- a CDS encoding DUF4837 family protein, with the translated sequence MKKIFTLLAFTVLFTSCGGGNDKITLRSSVGKVNKVMVVTKASDWAGDIGKEIRNSFGELMVGLPQPEPLLSVSQVAPNGFGKMMQAGRNIMVIGVADEEKYFVRNNVYAQPQTIVYVYAKDKEGVVNLFKKHHEEIIKTFIESDVKMLQNLFRKNKLDDSQFKTLQNLGISLTINNKFNIVDDTGDFLWLRQHLSSGIAKTGSNNILVYSVPLDDETQVSDSIVAVRNRIGKKYIPGSDPETMHMITEKAYTPFTFDATIDGKKAYETRGKWEVKNDFMAGPFLNYTVVDKKNNRLIIFEGFTYAPSVNKRAFLFELEATAKSMKIK